A genomic window from Diospyros lotus cultivar Yz01 chromosome 2, ASM1463336v1, whole genome shotgun sequence includes:
- the LOC127795022 gene encoding isoaspartyl peptidase/L-asparaginase 1, whose translation MGWAIALHGGAGDIPLDLPPERREPREAALRQCLDIGVAALKAKRAPLDVVELVVRELENCPHFNAGRGSVLTSQGTVEMEACIMDNTKKCGAVSGLTNVMNAISLARLVMEKTPHIYLAFEGAEAFAREQGVETMDQSHFITLENIERLKQAKESNRVQVDYTQPILKETIVADGESQVGTVGCVAVDVHGNLAAATSTGGLVNKMVGRIGDTPIIGAGTYANSFCAVSATGKGEAIIRATVARDVAALMEYKGLSLQEAAAYVVEKCTSKGTTGLVAVSCTGEITMQFNTTGMFRACATEDGHSEIAIWPSLSS comes from the exons ATGGGATGGGCGATCGCCTTACACGGTGGCGCCGGTGACATCCCTCTAGATCTGCCACCGGAGCGCCGAGAGCCTAGAGAGGCAGCCCTTCGTCAATGCCTAGATATCGGAGTCGCAGCTCTCAAAGCCAAACGAGCTCCTCTGGATGTCGTCGAGCTTGTG GTACGTGAACTGGAGAACTGCCCGCACTTCAATGCTGGTAGGGGGTCTGTCCTAACCAGCCAAGGCACGGTTGAAATGGAGGCCTGCATAATGGATAACACAAAGAAATGTGGAGCTGTTTCTGGTCTTACAAATGTAATGAATGCCATATCTCTAGCTAGGCTGGTTATGGAGAAAACTCCTCACATATATCTTGCATTTGAAGGTGCAGAGGCATTTGCAAGGGAACAA GGAGTTGAAACTATGGATCAAAGCCATTTCATTACCCTAGAAAATATTGAGAGACTAAAGCAAGCAAAAGAAAGCAACAGAGTTCAG GTAGATTATACACAGCCTATCCTGAAAGAAACCATTGTAGCTGATGGGGAAAGCCAAGTGGGGACTGTTGGTTGTGTGGCTGTTGATGTCCATGGAAATTTAGCTGCTGCAACTTCTACCGGTGGATTAGTGAACAAGATGGTGGGAAGGATTGGAGACACACCCATCATTGGCGCAGGGACATACGCCAATAGCTTTTGTGCTGTCTCTGCCACGGGAAAAGGTGAAGCAATAATACGAGCTACTGTTGCACGTGACGTGGCTGCTCTGATGGAGTACAAGGGGCTTTCGCTGCAGGAAGCAGCGGCTTATGTTGTAGAAAAGTGCACCTCAAAGGGCACAACTGGCTTGGTTGCTGTGTCTTGTACTGGAGAAATAACCATGCAGTTCAACACGACAGGCATGTTCAGAGCTTGTGCTACAGAAGATGGACATTCAGAAATTGCAATATGGCCTTCTCTGTCAAGTTAA